A single window of bacterium DNA harbors:
- the flgK gene encoding flagellar hook-associated protein FlgK, which yields MPNPFAGLTIGSTALQAFQYALDVTGQNITNVNTKGYSRQQVNLAASMPESVSNSNNFQLGTGVTIESIDRIRDVFIQERYRTASSENSRLESIDLSLQQVESVFSETETTGMSSQLNDFFNAFQDLANNPESGATRTAVRDAAKAVALTFRTMDSQLSQIDTSLSTQIQSKIDEVTSIASQIADLNEKISFATASGQTANDLMDKRDLLLQDLSKIVNVDVQNKSDGTVTIYAGNVQLVKGAASSSLPNGLDVTNLRLTDASGTVNLTGGTLAGLTQSLQFLRSYRTNLSTIATSLITNVNTLHQVGITANNTTNVLFFSGTGASNMYVSIPVLNDVNNIATGIQGTPGDGSQALSISRLREKKEVLLRNSTIGDFYGNQLSQIGQDKSYNASALETQQAVVQQLDNLQQSQSGVSLDEEMMNMMRYQRSYQAASHYISVCDQVIQTLIEQLGR from the coding sequence ATGCCAAACCCATTTGCTGGATTAACAATAGGATCGACTGCACTACAGGCGTTTCAGTATGCTCTGGATGTAACAGGGCAGAATATTACGAACGTCAACACAAAAGGCTACTCGCGCCAACAAGTCAACCTTGCCGCCAGTATGCCTGAGAGCGTGAGTAATAGTAATAACTTCCAACTAGGAACGGGAGTTACCATCGAAAGCATCGACCGTATTCGAGATGTATTTATCCAAGAGCGTTACAGGACAGCCTCATCGGAGAATAGTCGATTAGAATCAATTGATTTAAGCCTTCAACAAGTTGAGAGCGTCTTTTCTGAAACGGAAACTACCGGAATGTCCTCTCAGCTTAACGATTTCTTTAATGCCTTTCAAGATCTAGCCAATAACCCGGAAAGTGGAGCTACGCGCACAGCAGTTAGAGATGCCGCTAAAGCAGTAGCTTTAACATTCCGAACAATGGATAGCCAGTTAAGCCAGATTGATACCAGCCTCAGCACTCAAATTCAGTCCAAGATTGATGAGGTAACGAGTATAGCAAGTCAGATTGCTGATTTGAACGAGAAAATCAGTTTCGCAACTGCTTCAGGCCAAACGGCTAACGACTTGATGGATAAACGCGATCTGCTTCTTCAAGACCTATCCAAGATAGTGAACGTTGATGTCCAGAATAAAAGCGATGGAACAGTCACTATTTATGCGGGTAATGTCCAGTTAGTCAAAGGAGCTGCCTCATCTTCCTTACCGAATGGGCTAGACGTTACTAATTTGAGATTAACAGATGCATCCGGAACCGTTAACTTGACGGGAGGAACGCTTGCGGGGTTGACCCAATCACTACAATTTTTACGCTCGTATCGAACCAATTTGAGCACAATCGCCACGTCTCTTATCACTAATGTAAATACCCTCCATCAGGTCGGAATTACGGCTAATAACACTACGAATGTCCTCTTTTTCAGCGGAACGGGCGCAAGCAATATGTATGTGAGCATCCCTGTGCTTAATGATGTGAATAATATTGCGACCGGCATCCAAGGAACCCCAGGGGATGGTAGTCAAGCTTTAAGTATTTCCCGTTTACGGGAAAAGAAAGAAGTTTTACTTCGAAACTCGACGATTGGCGATTTTTACGGTAATCAGCTTTCGCAGATTGGCCAGGATAAAAGTTATAACGCATCCGCTTTAGAAACTCAGCAAGCGGTTGTACAACAATTGGACAATTTGCAGCAGTCTCAAAGCGGCGTTTCTCTTGATGAAGAGATGATGAATATGATGCGCTACCAACGCAGCTATCAAGCTGCTTCGCACTATATCAGCGTGTGCGATCAGGTTATTCAAACCCTAATTGAGCAATTAGGCCGATAA
- the flgN gene encoding flagellar export chaperone FlgN encodes MNTQQLLIVMQEWIASGQRLYALLDRQSKALAHRDVTQVEALRPHIEQSLETAQALDARRSELFNSLAQELEVEVNLKEISSRLPANEARAVTHISLRAGRLAEAIRLMLERNRVLIENELVYVEGTLSLIAKAAQEQTAYGRGNAPALWVNEVA; translated from the coding sequence ATGAATACACAGCAACTCCTTATCGTTATGCAAGAGTGGATAGCATCCGGCCAGCGCTTATATGCCCTGCTCGACAGGCAATCTAAGGCGCTAGCCCATCGCGATGTGACACAGGTGGAAGCGCTTCGCCCTCACATCGAACAATCACTCGAAACAGCACAGGCGCTTGATGCTCGAAGAAGTGAACTCTTCAATTCGCTGGCGCAGGAACTGGAAGTTGAAGTCAACCTGAAGGAAATCAGCAGCAGATTACCCGCTAACGAAGCAAGAGCGGTCACTCATATTTCCCTCCGAGCGGGACGTTTAGCCGAAGCAATCCGCCTCATGCTCGAAAGAAATCGAGTTTTAATTGAAAACGAATTAGTCTACGTCGAGGGCACGCTCTCACTTATTGCCAAAGCAGCCCAGGAACAGACAGCCTACGGTCGAGGCAACGCCCCCGCCCTATGGGTTAATGAAGTAGCTTAG
- a CDS encoding rod-binding protein has product MEISLQPTQEVAQSPDKVAEKQKLKKATQDFEAFFLQSIWKAMRKTVGQGIKSKTSESRLYTEMMDEVFANNMSKTNKFGLGDVLYKTLEKSVDAVILPASDTDKKV; this is encoded by the coding sequence ATGGAAATCTCTCTTCAACCAACTCAAGAGGTCGCACAATCGCCGGATAAGGTTGCGGAAAAGCAGAAACTGAAAAAGGCCACTCAGGACTTTGAAGCCTTCTTCCTGCAAAGCATCTGGAAAGCCATGCGAAAGACCGTAGGGCAAGGAATTAAAAGTAAAACTTCAGAATCTCGCCTCTACACTGAGATGATGGATGAGGTTTTTGCCAATAATATGAGTAAGACCAACAAGTTTGGACTTGGAGATGTGCTTTATAAAACGCTTGAGAAATCGGTTGATGCGGTGATATTGCCCGCGTCCGATACAGACAAGAAGGTGTGA
- a CDS encoding flagellar basal body P-ring protein FlgI has translation MRRYLTVIMLLIAVCEAFALSASDLSGVRIKDIATIGGVRSNQLTGYGLVIGLDGSGDSKSAVFTASSIANMLQRYGITVDAATLKVKNVAAVLVTADLPPFARPGNRIDVSVSSLGDAKSLQGGTLIQTALMGANGKVYAVAQGALSIGGFSFGSQGAGVQKNHTTVGRIPDGASVEKEVPMQYVENGEITIELRRPDFTTANRVAEAVRDKYPGLNAKAIDAGTIRLNIPGEMNAVSVISDIHTLTVHTDQVARIVVNERTGVVVVGGNVKIKPVIIAQGGIKVEVRTDPVISQPSPLSPKGETVVATTSEVKATEEKATISIFGGESATIDQLVKGLQALGVTPQDLISILQALKSQGALEAELELQ, from the coding sequence ATGAGAAGATATTTAACCGTTATAATGCTTTTGATTGCAGTCTGTGAAGCATTCGCTCTGTCCGCTAGTGACCTATCGGGTGTCCGTATAAAGGACATTGCTACCATCGGCGGCGTACGAAGCAACCAGCTTACCGGTTATGGTTTGGTAATCGGATTGGACGGCTCCGGCGACTCGAAAAGCGCTGTGTTTACTGCCAGTTCGATTGCGAATATGCTCCAGCGATACGGCATAACCGTCGACGCGGCTACTCTTAAGGTCAAAAATGTGGCAGCGGTGCTTGTGACGGCTGATTTACCGCCTTTTGCTCGACCTGGAAACAGAATTGACGTAAGCGTTTCCAGCCTGGGTGATGCAAAATCACTTCAAGGCGGAACTCTCATTCAAACCGCTTTAATGGGCGCAAATGGAAAGGTTTATGCTGTTGCGCAGGGAGCGCTCAGCATCGGTGGGTTTAGCTTTGGAAGCCAGGGGGCTGGCGTTCAAAAGAACCATACAACTGTCGGCCGCATTCCTGATGGCGCATCAGTCGAAAAAGAAGTGCCGATGCAATACGTTGAAAATGGCGAAATCACCATTGAACTTCGCCGTCCCGATTTTACAACCGCTAATCGAGTTGCTGAAGCCGTTCGCGATAAATATCCCGGTCTCAACGCGAAGGCGATCGATGCAGGCACCATTCGATTGAATATCCCCGGAGAAATGAATGCCGTATCGGTTATTTCCGACATTCACACTCTTACCGTTCATACCGATCAGGTCGCCCGTATTGTTGTGAACGAGCGCACAGGTGTGGTGGTCGTTGGCGGCAACGTCAAGATCAAACCCGTCATTATCGCTCAGGGTGGAATTAAAGTCGAAGTACGGACTGACCCTGTCATTTCACAGCCCTCGCCTCTTTCACCTAAAGGTGAAACTGTTGTCGCTACGACCTCGGAAGTCAAAGCGACTGAAGAAAAAGCGACAATCAGTATCTTTGGCGGGGAATCGGCAACCATTGATCAGTTAGTCAAAGGCCTTCAAGCGCTTGGGGTCACCCCGCAGGATCTCATTTCAATCTTGCAGGCGCTCAAGTCCCAAGGCGCTCTCGAAGCCGAGTTGGAGCTTCAATAA
- a CDS encoding flagellar basal body L-ring protein FlgH — MKKQYLALFLLFITAGPMLAESLWTDAVSSLFIDHKARQVGDILNIIVSESAVASANAATKANKSESASTPKGIGPILSWLPDLSISGQSGMDASGSTTRSDSLQARIAVTVKEVLPNGNLVIEGTRMVTINKEQRKLILSGVVRPEDVTPRDTVLSSLVADAQIKYDGKGPLGNKQREGIITKIFNWLF, encoded by the coding sequence ATGAAGAAGCAATATCTGGCTTTGTTTCTATTGTTTATAACGGCAGGACCTATGCTTGCCGAATCGCTATGGACAGATGCTGTTAGCAGCTTGTTTATCGACCATAAGGCTCGCCAAGTAGGCGATATCCTTAACATTATCGTCTCAGAGAGCGCGGTGGCATCGGCAAATGCAGCTACGAAGGCCAACAAATCCGAATCAGCATCAACTCCAAAAGGAATCGGACCTATTTTGAGTTGGTTACCGGATTTATCGATTTCCGGTCAATCCGGTATGGATGCCAGCGGCTCTACAACTCGAAGCGATTCCCTTCAAGCTCGAATTGCCGTTACTGTGAAGGAAGTGCTTCCTAACGGCAACCTAGTTATCGAGGGCACGCGTATGGTGACCATCAATAAAGAGCAGCGAAAGCTGATCCTTAGCGGGGTTGTCCGACCAGAAGATGTGACACCACGCGATACAGTTTTGTCATCGCTAGTGGCTGACGCTCAAATTAAATACGATGGCAAGGGGCCGCTCGGCAACAAGCAGCGTGAAGGCATCATCACTAAGATTTTCAACTGGCTGTTCTAG
- a CDS encoding flagella basal body P-ring formation protein FlgA — protein sequence MSKRTKWLIVMVMAALVAWGAETPTQTITIPEEVNVTGDQFTLGDIAQIVAAPNVQKTLSDILLGMSPRAGLQRAFTRAQIEIRLKQHGLDPKAFKFNMPITICLKRSSQNVSVEMLINAAKARLKEQFGGNADNFTVMTAPKPLPIPEGDFKCETDPVVNRSGNAYAVTVRLTQNDKGLGTYRISFLNEKPKTVMVVKTGDPIKVEFNSGAILLSATGEARTSGGIGDSISVYLPGTKKIVKAVITSERTAQLKE from the coding sequence ATGAGTAAGCGAACGAAATGGCTAATAGTAATGGTAATGGCAGCTTTGGTGGCGTGGGGCGCTGAGACACCAACTCAGACAATCACCATCCCTGAAGAGGTCAACGTGACCGGCGATCAGTTCACCCTAGGTGATATCGCTCAAATCGTTGCTGCGCCAAACGTTCAGAAAACTCTTTCGGACATCTTATTGGGTATGTCTCCAAGAGCCGGCCTGCAGAGAGCTTTTACTCGTGCTCAGATTGAGATACGCTTGAAGCAGCACGGCTTAGATCCGAAAGCGTTCAAATTCAATATGCCCATCACCATCTGCCTTAAGCGTTCATCTCAAAATGTCAGCGTCGAGATGCTTATCAACGCGGCCAAAGCTCGTCTTAAGGAACAATTTGGTGGTAATGCCGATAACTTTACTGTGATGACTGCACCAAAACCGCTTCCTATTCCTGAAGGTGATTTCAAGTGCGAGACTGATCCGGTGGTTAATCGAAGTGGTAATGCCTATGCGGTCACTGTTCGGCTCACTCAAAACGACAAAGGCTTGGGCACGTACCGCATTAGCTTCTTGAATGAGAAGCCCAAAACGGTGATGGTCGTAAAGACGGGCGATCCGATTAAAGTGGAATTCAATTCCGGCGCGATACTATTGAGCGCAACCGGAGAAGCCCGAACTTCCGGCGGGATAGGTGACTCTATCAGTGTCTATCTTCCCGGCACGAAAAAGATCGTCAAAGCCGTCATCACCAGCGAACGTACGGCTCAACTCAAAGAATAG
- the flgG gene encoding flagellar basal-body rod protein FlgG, translating into MMRALSTAAAGMIAQQLNIDVISNNLANVNTTGFKGSRAEFQDLLYQNLRSPGASVGTGASTPTSVEIGLGSRPVATNTVFNEGALQVTNNPYDMAIGGDGFFKVLMPDGSTSYTRDGAFKIDGQGRLVTSDGYALEPEITVPSDAISDSFTVGKDGSVSIRRPGSSGQEDLGAKITLVRFINPSGLQRIGGNLYQASSASGEAIEADPGTSGLGTIEQKALEMSNVQVVEEMVKLIMAQRAYEVNAKAIQSADDMLGITNNVKK; encoded by the coding sequence ATGATGCGCGCGCTTTCAACAGCAGCTGCAGGCATGATTGCCCAGCAACTTAATATTGATGTCATTTCAAACAACCTGGCGAACGTGAACACGACAGGGTTTAAAGGCTCACGAGCCGAATTTCAGGATTTACTTTATCAGAACCTGCGATCACCAGGAGCATCGGTCGGGACGGGGGCATCTACACCAACTTCAGTAGAAATAGGCCTCGGCTCAAGACCGGTTGCTACTAATACCGTGTTTAATGAAGGAGCGCTTCAAGTCACCAACAATCCCTACGACATGGCCATTGGAGGCGATGGTTTCTTCAAGGTGCTAATGCCGGACGGATCTACGTCATACACACGCGATGGCGCTTTCAAAATCGATGGACAAGGCCGATTAGTTACTTCCGATGGTTATGCTCTCGAACCTGAAATCACAGTCCCCTCTGACGCGATTTCCGATTCATTTACTGTCGGCAAGGACGGTTCCGTTAGCATTCGCCGGCCTGGTTCGAGCGGTCAAGAAGACTTAGGCGCTAAGATTACCCTCGTGCGCTTCATCAACCCGTCAGGGTTGCAGAGAATCGGAGGAAATCTTTACCAAGCCTCTTCTGCTTCCGGCGAAGCGATTGAAGCCGATCCTGGCACTAGCGGGCTTGGTACCATCGAACAAAAAGCGCTCGAAATGTCAAACGTTCAGGTTGTGGAAGAGATGGTCAAGTTGATCATGGCGCAGCGCGCTTATGAAGTCAACGCTAAGGCTATCCAATCCGCCGACGACATGCTCGGAATTACAAATAACGTTAAAAAGTAG
- a CDS encoding flagellar hook-basal body protein, which produces MLRGIYSSAAGMLSQQAALDVTANNLANVNTAGFKADGTVFSAVLRDMMSQGATGTTAVQTFTDFSNGALQHTGSPLDVAISGEGYFTVNTPQGVRYTRDGSFHVDQNGILSASDGCPILSVANKPINAGATKPVIQSDGTITANDKIIGKLGIVNGTNMRKVGENHFEGSVTPAKDVKLTTGGIESANISVVNAMVNMISIMRAFEANQRVLTTQDETLGRAVNDLARL; this is translated from the coding sequence ATGTTACGAGGAATTTACTCATCTGCTGCTGGGATGCTTTCGCAGCAGGCGGCGCTTGATGTGACCGCAAACAATTTAGCTAACGTCAACACTGCCGGCTTTAAAGCCGATGGGACGGTGTTTAGCGCCGTGCTCAGGGATATGATGTCCCAGGGCGCTACCGGCACGACGGCAGTCCAGACTTTCACGGACTTCTCCAATGGCGCGTTGCAACATACGGGCTCCCCGCTTGATGTCGCCATTTCGGGAGAAGGTTATTTCACTGTGAACACACCTCAAGGTGTGCGCTATACACGCGATGGTTCCTTCCATGTCGACCAGAACGGAATTCTGTCGGCAAGTGACGGCTGCCCAATTCTCAGCGTTGCCAACAAGCCCATTAATGCTGGCGCTACCAAACCGGTGATCCAATCTGATGGAACGATAACTGCAAACGACAAAATTATCGGAAAACTGGGCATTGTAAACGGCACAAACATGCGAAAAGTTGGCGAGAACCATTTTGAAGGCAGTGTAACACCTGCTAAAGACGTTAAATTAACGACCGGTGGAATTGAATCGGCAAATATTTCCGTCGTCAACGCCATGGTCAATATGATTTCGATCATGCGAGCTTTTGAAGCCAACCAACGTGTATTGACGACTCAGGACGAAACTTTAGGCCGGGCAGTAAACGACCTGGCAAGGCTCTAA
- a CDS encoding GntG family PLP-dependent aldolase yields the protein MIDLRSDTVTRPTDEMRRAMFEAEVGDDVFSGDPTVLRLQEKAAAMLGKEAALFVPSGTMGNEIAIKAHTKPGDAILVDDECHIVHYELGGPAMLSGVMTVMVQCRNGRMEPDEVKALIHPADDHAPGTSLLCIENTHNRAGGVISNPAQMKALADVAHEGGLKVHVDGARIFNASVALGVPVSALVEHADSVMFCLSKGLSCPIGSLLVGTHEFITRSWRIRKLFGGGMRQVGIIASAGLVALDTMIDRLADDHRRASALAEAITEIPGLSVELEKVQTNMVYVTTKIPAPDLQNRLVSNNIQTIALDPHRLRLVTHKDINDEDIYKAIEVLKRVGSS from the coding sequence ATGATAGACTTGCGCAGCGATACGGTAACTCGGCCAACCGATGAGATGCGGCGGGCGATGTTTGAGGCTGAGGTTGGGGATGATGTCTTTAGCGGCGATCCGACCGTGCTTCGGCTTCAGGAAAAGGCAGCGGCGATGCTTGGCAAAGAGGCTGCGCTTTTCGTCCCCAGCGGTACGATGGGCAACGAAATTGCTATTAAAGCTCACACTAAGCCCGGCGATGCGATTTTGGTGGATGATGAGTGCCATATCGTGCATTATGAGCTTGGCGGACCGGCAATGCTCTCGGGCGTAATGACAGTTATGGTCCAATGCCGAAATGGGCGAATGGAGCCGGATGAAGTGAAAGCCCTTATCCACCCTGCAGATGATCATGCCCCCGGAACGAGTCTGCTGTGCATCGAAAACACCCACAACCGCGCCGGTGGTGTCATCTCTAACCCGGCGCAAATGAAAGCCTTGGCAGACGTAGCGCATGAGGGTGGCTTAAAGGTTCACGTGGATGGCGCGCGCATTTTTAACGCGTCAGTGGCGCTCGGCGTGCCTGTCTCGGCTTTGGTCGAGCACGCTGATTCGGTCATGTTCTGCCTTTCGAAGGGGCTATCATGCCCGATTGGCTCACTGCTCGTAGGCACACATGAGTTTATTACGAGGTCTTGGCGTATTCGTAAACTTTTCGGTGGGGGCATGCGTCAAGTCGGCATTATCGCCTCCGCCGGTTTGGTGGCCTTGGACACGATGATTGATCGCCTAGCCGATGACCATCGCCGCGCCAGCGCATTAGCCGAAGCCATCACCGAAATCCCAGGTCTGAGCGTCGAATTAGAAAAAGTTCAAACCAACATGGTCTACGTCACCACCAAAATCCCCGCCCCAGATTTGCAAAACCGATTGGTCTCAAACAACATCCAAACCATCGCCCTAGACCCCCACCGCCTACGCCTGGTTACTCACAAGGACATCAACGACGAGGATATTTATAAGGCGATTGAGGTACTTAAGCGGGTGGGGAGTAGTTGA
- a CDS encoding GDSL-type esterase/lipase family protein: MVWTQSPRKIVCLGDSITGAYYHTGSRRAYPEMLKIALEKAYKCSEIEVINAGLNGDNTLGGLERLESDVLSHKPDLVTINFGMNDCTHLPIEEYHANIVELVTKCGNTGAKVVLCTPTGVIDSPERPQDRLAVYAQEIRFVAKEMNVPMADLHKTWEGLRLIDNTAYERIMSDNFHPNMEGHKLIAQTIVNVVSGKTVSLKDVKPLGGALSFTFELLKMGKPIKVIAMPPYDGLIGEALKQISPNSLVQVTTWPVEGMDLEAIAKWAEGVREMHPNLVILALPATATGSEINYVRIMNLSLSFGPAEWDYFAITPSVASQAVHDREEIMKGFIAAQDIPLIERKCGDKRPALELLVDWIKRQA; encoded by the coding sequence ATGGTTTGGACTCAGTCACCACGAAAGATCGTTTGTTTAGGGGATAGTATTACCGGCGCGTATTACCACACCGGTTCACGCCGAGCCTATCCGGAGATGCTTAAGATCGCGCTGGAAAAGGCTTATAAATGCTCGGAAATTGAGGTCATCAACGCCGGTTTAAACGGTGATAATACCCTCGGTGGTTTGGAACGACTTGAGAGTGATGTGCTAAGCCATAAACCCGATCTGGTGACGATAAATTTCGGCATGAACGATTGCACTCACCTCCCGATCGAGGAATATCACGCCAATATAGTTGAACTGGTCACGAAGTGCGGAAATACTGGCGCTAAAGTGGTTCTTTGCACGCCAACAGGTGTCATCGATTCGCCTGAACGACCTCAAGACCGACTGGCAGTTTATGCGCAGGAAATACGGTTTGTGGCGAAGGAAATGAATGTGCCAATGGCGGACCTTCATAAGACCTGGGAGGGTTTGCGCCTCATAGACAATACTGCCTACGAGCGCATCATGAGCGATAACTTTCACCCGAACATGGAAGGCCACAAGCTCATCGCTCAGACCATCGTGAATGTCGTTAGCGGGAAGACAGTTTCGCTCAAAGATGTCAAACCTTTAGGCGGGGCGCTCTCCTTTACATTCGAATTATTGAAAATGGGGAAGCCTATTAAGGTCATCGCGATGCCGCCTTATGATGGCTTAATTGGGGAAGCGCTAAAGCAAATAAGCCCAAACTCCCTAGTTCAGGTCACCACTTGGCCAGTTGAGGGGATGGATTTGGAAGCCATCGCTAAATGGGCGGAAGGGGTGCGGGAGATGCATCCCAATCTAGTAATTCTCGCCCTTCCTGCCACAGCGACCGGATCGGAGATAAATTACGTTCGTATTATGAACCTATCCCTCAGTTTCGGCCCCGCAGAATGGGACTATTTCGCCATCACCCCTTCCGTTGCTTCTCAGGCTGTCCATGACAGAGAAGAAATAATGAAGGGGTTCATCGCGGCGCAAGATATCCCCTTAATCGAGCGTAAATGTGGTGATAAACGCCCCGCCTTAGAATTGTTGGTAGATTGGATTAAACGGCAGGCGTAA
- a CDS encoding PLP-dependent aspartate aminotransferase family protein, which translates to MKFETLAIHAGHGPDPAYGAVMQPIYQVSTFAFKGVNEPGEFDYSRSGNPTRKALESCLAAIEGGKHGFALGTGMAAETTVLGLLSAGDHVIVHNDLYGGTYRLMTKLIARHGVEIDFINLRDLGALEAAIKPNTKLIWTETPTNPLMNLLDLEAIAKIAMKGEVLTVCDNTFLSPYFLNPLNLGIDIVMHSTTKYINGHSDVVGGALIVNDDGLAEQIAFLQNAMGTCQAPQDCYLVLRGIKTLAIRMEVHNRNALAIAKLLEKHPKIETVLHPGLESHPQHKLAQRQMRGYGGTFSFKVKGGQEEAFKLLGSVKLFTLAESLGGVESLIEHPWTMTHVSMPEDVRAAAGITDNLIRISVGIEHIDDLIEDLSQALDSV; encoded by the coding sequence ATGAAATTTGAGACACTTGCTATTCATGCCGGTCATGGGCCGGATCCTGCTTATGGGGCAGTGATGCAGCCGATTTATCAGGTATCTACCTTCGCCTTTAAAGGGGTCAACGAACCCGGAGAGTTTGATTACTCGCGATCGGGCAACCCTACTCGAAAGGCGTTGGAAAGTTGTTTGGCAGCGATTGAAGGCGGGAAACACGGTTTTGCTCTCGGAACGGGAATGGCCGCGGAGACCACTGTCTTAGGTTTGTTGAGCGCCGGAGACCACGTGATCGTGCATAACGACCTATATGGGGGAACCTATCGGCTGATGACCAAGCTGATTGCAAGGCATGGCGTCGAAATTGACTTTATCAACCTTCGTGACCTAGGCGCTTTAGAAGCGGCCATCAAGCCCAACACAAAGCTGATCTGGACCGAAACCCCGACTAACCCTTTAATGAATCTGCTCGATCTTGAAGCTATCGCCAAAATTGCAATGAAGGGCGAGGTGCTGACGGTCTGCGACAACACTTTTCTTTCGCCCTATTTCCTAAACCCACTCAACCTAGGTATCGATATCGTGATGCACTCGACTACCAAGTATATCAATGGCCATTCCGATGTTGTCGGCGGGGCGCTGATTGTGAATGATGATGGGCTTGCCGAGCAAATTGCTTTCCTTCAAAACGCGATGGGCACTTGCCAAGCGCCGCAGGATTGCTATTTGGTGCTTAGGGGAATAAAAACATTAGCCATTCGGATGGAAGTTCACAACCGCAACGCCCTTGCGATTGCAAAATTGTTAGAAAAGCACCCTAAAATCGAAACCGTATTGCACCCTGGGCTAGAGAGCCATCCTCAACATAAACTTGCGCAAAGGCAGATGCGCGGTTATGGCGGCACATTCTCGTTTAAAGTTAAGGGAGGACAAGAAGAGGCGTTTAAACTACTTGGAAGTGTAAAACTTTTCACTTTAGCCGAATCCCTGGGCGGTGTCGAGTCTTTAATCGAGCACCCCTGGACGATGACCCACGTCTCCATGCCCGAGGACGTCCGAGCAGCAGCGGGTATCACCGATAACTTAATCCGCATCTCCGTAGGCATCGAACACATCGACGACCTAATCGAAGACCTTTCACAAGCGTTGGATAGCGTGTAG